From the Telopea speciosissima isolate NSW1024214 ecotype Mountain lineage chromosome 9, Tspe_v1, whole genome shotgun sequence genome, the window GCTCCCTTCACTAGGCCTACACCCACTTTGGACTCCCCTCCGCCTGCAGTAACCGTGGACTCCACTAGGCCTGCCCTCAACTTGGACAACACTCAATTGGTTTGACCACCACCCTCGCTTTTACCACCCATTGAACTCGTTGTTGATCTCCCGGTTCATTCACCTCCAGTATCTCGTCATCCAATGGTTACCCGAAATCAAGATGGTACCCGGCGCCCAAAGGTTCTTCTTGCTACTTCTGCCCCTTGCCCTGTTAACCTACCCAAACCGACATCTTTTAGTATAGCTAATCGCTATCCTGAATGGCGCAAGGCCATGGACCTTGAGTTTAATGCTCTAGTACAAAATAGAACTTGGACTCTTGTTCCTCGCAACTCAATTATGAATATTGTGGGATGTAAGTGGGTTTTCAGAATTAAGCGCAAGGCTAATGGTACTCTAGATCGGTATAAGGCGCGCCTTGTCGCGAAAGGGTTTAATTAACAAGAGGGTGTAGATTACACAGAGACATTCAGTCCAGTTGTCAAGCCTACCACTATTAGGTTGGTTATATCTATTGCTTATTCTCGCTCACGGCCTATTCGTCAACTTGACGTacaaaatgcatttttccatGGAATGCTAAATGAAGAAGTCTTCATGACGCAACCACCAGGTTATCATGATTCAATTTACCCAAATCATATTTGTAAGCTTCGCCAGTCTATCTATGATTTGAAACAAGTGCCTCGCGCATGGTTTGAGCGACTAAGCAACTTCTTACTTGAACAAGGGTTTACCAGTTCCAAAACAGATACTTCTTTATTCATCTACCATACCCATACTGATATAATGTACATTCtaatttatgtggatgacattatcaTCACCAGCAACAATGAGGCCACTCTTGCTACATTTACTGCGAAAATGGCATCTACATTTGCAATCAAGGACCTTGGGCCACTTCATTACTTCTTGGGTGTCAGTGTCATTTCGACACCACGGGGATTCCTTCTCTCTCAACGCCAATACATTCTTGATCTACTTACTCGGGCAAACATGGCAAAATGCAAACCGGTTTCTCACTAATGGCTGTTTCGACTCAGTTTACTAAATTTTCTGGTTCCCCTATGGATGACCCTATTCTATATAGGAGCATGGTTGGTGCTCTTCAGTATGCTACCTTGACCCGTCCAGATATACAGTTTGTTGCTAATAAGGTCTGCCAGTTTATGCATCGTCCAACAGTCGATCACTGGGCTGCTGTCAAGCGCATACTTCGATATCTTCAATCAACTGTTGATCATGGTCTACTTTTTGAAAAACAGTCATCAATAAATATTTATGCATTTTTCGATGATGATTGGGCCGGTTGTCtggatgatagaaagtctacTGGGGGTTTTGCAATCTTTCATGGCAATAATCTAATCTCTTGGAGTGCACGT encodes:
- the LOC122638884 gene encoding uncharacterized mitochondrial protein AtMg00810-like — translated: MAVSTQFTKFSGSPMDDPILYRSMVGALQYATLTRPDIQFVANKVCQFMHRPTVDHWAAVKRILRYLQSTVDHGLLFEKQSSINIYAFFDDDWAGCLDDRKSTGGFAIFHGNNLISWSARK